The candidate division WOR-3 bacterium genome includes a window with the following:
- a CDS encoding cupin domain-containing protein — protein MPGKPKATRYSINTEIKYGHTEVVDVPAIVAGCREKWFNQTLVRVNDSVVRVGIVKGIFHWHKHDRDDEFFFVLAGRLTIDLEDRAIKLGPGQGVVIPKRVPHRPRATRKTVMLLVETRGIEPRGDGRKPAVNRR, from the coding sequence GTGCCTGGCAAGCCGAAGGCGACCCGGTACAGCATCAACACGGAAATCAAGTACGGCCACACGGAAGTAGTGGATGTCCCGGCGATTGTTGCCGGATGCCGGGAAAAGTGGTTCAACCAGACCCTGGTTCGAGTGAACGACAGCGTGGTTCGGGTGGGCATAGTGAAGGGCATATTCCACTGGCACAAGCACGACCGGGATGACGAATTCTTCTTCGTGCTTGCGGGCCGGTTGACCATCGACCTTGAGGACCGAGCCATCAAACTCGGCCCTGGTCAGGGCGTGGTGATTCCGAAGCGGGTCCCGCACCGACCGAGAGCCACCCGGAAAACAGTGATGCTGCTGGTAGAAACCCGGGGAATTGAACCGCGCGGCGACGGACGTAAACCGGCAGTGAACCGGCGCTAG
- a CDS encoding ParB/RepB/Spo0J family partition protein, whose amino-acid sequence MSKVGPRKLAAVCYDHIGGALGESLYDALVRKAWISADSGELRVTPKGRREMAALGVPVDELDAGGRKQVNACVERHAGMFYAHIGSHLGSLLAAALVEQGWLERSGREFHITPPGRRGLRKLGVKLSS is encoded by the coding sequence ATGAGCAAAGTTGGTCCTCGGAAACTGGCAGCAGTCTGCTATGACCACATCGGCGGCGCGCTCGGCGAGAGCCTCTACGACGCTCTGGTGCGCAAGGCCTGGATCAGTGCCGACAGCGGTGAGCTGCGCGTGACGCCCAAGGGGCGACGCGAGATGGCCGCGCTCGGAGTACCCGTGGACGAACTCGACGCAGGCGGACGCAAGCAGGTCAATGCCTGCGTGGAGCGCCACGCCGGCATGTTCTACGCACATATCGGCTCTCATCTGGGTTCGCTTCTGGCCGCGGCCCTGGTCGAGCAGGGCTGGCTGGAAAGGTCGGGCCGCGAGTTCCATATCACACCGCCAGGCCGGCGCGGGCTCCGCAAGCTCGGCGTGAAGCTGTCGAGCTAG
- a CDS encoding phosphomethylpyrimidine kinase: MNAERGLAEAVAMLESCREFSALVPEVRVNVVYAPEGVNDPSKVLGIDGRITVVAGMPRASGPIRAGVSDHMARLVIETSRHDPSIRAGLNFRWNQAISQHVQGYCTTRGLAFGSIDRAVEPRELIGRDKGSIPWKVKHLVATCGRVPPVFYESRGWGKEPLFFLVGPDPAGVAVRAIEIAKGLAV; encoded by the coding sequence ATGAATGCTGAACGCGGATTGGCGGAAGCGGTAGCGATGCTTGAGAGCTGTCGGGAGTTCAGCGCTCTGGTGCCGGAGGTGCGGGTCAATGTCGTCTACGCACCGGAAGGAGTCAACGACCCGAGCAAGGTCCTGGGTATTGACGGCCGCATAACCGTGGTTGCCGGAATGCCCAGAGCATCCGGTCCGATCCGCGCCGGTGTCTCCGACCATATGGCAAGGCTTGTGATTGAAACCAGCCGGCACGACCCGTCGATTCGCGCCGGTCTCAACTTCCGCTGGAACCAGGCGATATCTCAACACGTGCAGGGCTACTGCACCACCAGAGGGCTGGCGTTCGGCAGTATCGACCGGGCGGTCGAGCCCAGGGAGTTGATTGGGCGGGACAAGGGTTCCATTCCCTGGAAAGTGAAGCATTTGGTCGCGACCTGCGGCAGGGTGCCGCCGGTCTTCTACGAGTCGCGCGGCTGGGGCAAGGAGCCGCTCTTCTTCCTCGTCGGGCCTGACCCGGCAGGGGTCGCAGTTCGGGCAATCGAAATCGCGAAGGGACTGGCAGTATGA